The sequence CCCTAGATACTCTCTAGGAATCCTGTGGAAGTAGGCAAGAAAGAAGAGAATTCCCAGTGGATATGTCAGCCTCCAATATGACCTCAACTCATCCAGCTGCCTTCTTGTTGATGGGGATCCCAGGCCTGGAGCACTTGCACATCTGGATCTCCATCCCCTTCTGCTCAGCCTATACACTGGCCCTGCTAGGCAACTGCACCCTGCTCTTTATCATCCGAGGGGGTGCAGCCCTCCATGAGCCCATGTACCTCTTCCTGGCCATGTCGGCAGCCATTGACCTGGTCCTGTCCTCTACAACACTGCCCAAAATGCTTGCCATATTCTGGTTCAGGGATAGGAAGATCAACTTCTATGCCTGCCTGGTGCAGATGTTCTTTAATCACTCCTTCTCCGTCATGGAGTCAACAGTGCTGCTGGCCATGGCCTTTGATTGCTATATGGCCATCTGCAAGCCCTTGCACTACACCATGGTGCTGACTGGGCACCTAATTACCAGGATTGGCATGGCTGCTGTACTCCGAGCTGTGACACTAATGACTCCACTCCCTTTCCTACTCAAACGCTTCCACTATTGCCAAGGCCCAGTGATTGCCCACTGCTACTGTGAACACATGGCTGTGGTAAGGCTGGCCTGTGGAGACACACGCTTCAACAATATCTATGGCATTGCTGTGGCCATGTTTATTGTGGTATTGGATCTGCTGTTTGTTATCCTATCTTACATCTTTATCCTTCGGGCAGTTCTACAGCTTGCTTCTCAGGAGGCTTGCTATAAGGCATTTGGGGCATGTGTCTCTCACATAGGTGCCATTCTAGCCTTCTACACACCTGTGGTCATCTCCTCAGTCATGCATCGTGTGGCCCGCCGGGCTCCTCCCCATGTCCACATTCTTCTTGCTAACTTGTATCTGCTTTTCCCACCCATGGTCAACCCTATCATCTATGGTGTCAAGACGAAGCAGATTCGTGAGCGAGTCATAGGACTATTCCTGAGAAAGGATGTGTAAATGGAGGGCATGGGATGTGTGGAGCCGTATAGGACAGTTTGAATGTTGCATAATAGCAAGTGGAGGGTTGCCAGAATCTCCATATTTAGTTATTTCCCagtataatgaaaaaaataaatggtgtCCTGAAACTCACAATTTTCTAATCAGGACTCACAGGTCTGTGTCCCCTCATAGCCTCTGGACTCGAGTTGGTGATTTTGCTGTCTCTTTACAGAACCCTCCCTTTTGTCAGATTCTTGACCCAATATCTTCTGGCGAGCTCACCTAGAGACACAAAAATATTCCCAAGTTCATTTATTTAAGAGACTGTGAGTTTCTATCCCAAGTAACTGGGAACTTGGTGAACTACCCACTCACCACCTGGGAGAGGACCAGCATTACATCTGATGTAGGAATCTCTCCTTAGTCACTCTGACAGGTGATGTTCAACTTTTGCCTAAGCACTCCTGTGTTGGGGGAGTTTACAACCTTCCAGTGCTACCGATTCCAAGTCAGACAACTCTGCTTGTTGGGAAGTTATTTCTTCACTTGAACCAGCCTACAgagtttttgatttcttcttttgagCTCTCCATGTTCATGGCTAatctttctcattaaacactttgGATAAGACATGTCCTTGACATCTCTTTGTACATCATGCAACTCTTTTTTTGCACATAGACATATTTTATATCTTCAACAAGGATGTGAGTCCCTCATTTACTAATTCTCCACTAAATATTGAACATTAAGAATGTGCTAATTCCTTGCTCAGTACAGGTGATACACAGGCTGCTAAGGCAGGGATGCCACACCTATGTTTCTGTtctgagacagagaaagaaatgatAATCACAGTGCATTGTGATCTCTGAACATCCCAGCCAGAGGCCCAGCACAGTGGAAGAAATGTGATGGAAAAGCGAATGGGAGATGGGAATATTGAcatgtgtttttctctttctcatgcaAAACCAGATACTAGAGAATTCTTAATGTTAATGCTGACCAGTGCAGCTTTACTGCTCACACAAGCCCTCATACACCATCTTCCACAAGTgcatttttctacatttatcttgTGACCTTTTTGTTTCTAAAGAGACTACTGTTTATAAGTTATAAACTTATGTCTATGTCCATATGTACATCTATATCACCTCTCTATTTTATTTAGCCTTGAAAGAGGATCTCTAAGCCCGTGTCAGCTGGGGTGTAGAAATTTGGGAGTTGTGGAAGCTTAGGAGGCAAGAACCTAAAGTTCTCCTTTCCCTTGTTTCCCACCTCTGTTCTCATGATTTCCTCTGACACCAACACAAATACTCCAGGGTAATGATACTCTACTTCTAGCTCCTTTGTAGTCACAATCCCTTGCTTGTTTCTTCTGTGCATAGCTGGGGCAGGTTGGAAGCTTACAAAGCCTTTACATACTCACAACATATAAGCATAGTTGTTAGCTACCGTCTAGTCAGCCCTTGACTTATGGtggcctcatgcacaacagaatgaaccactgcccagtctggtgccattcccatgaacgcatgtggatcagactgttgtgagccatagggttttctttggctgatttttggaagtggatcatcaagtcttctgcctttcttcctagcctgtcttagtctggaagctctgttgaaacctgttcagtgtcatagcaataTGGAAGCCTCCATTGGCAGACAGGTGTTGGCTGTGCGtggggtgcattggccgggaatcaaatgtgagtctcctgcatggaaggccaaaattttaaaaaagttaacaaTCACTGCCCCCTGATTTTCAATCCTTTACCCAATTTCCTTAATATCAATATTTCATGGTTACCTTCTTCCCTCAGTTTCACGTATGCCATTCAGATCCTCTGAAATGAAATTTCCTAAAGTCGTTCCCTTGTCTCCTCCTTCCTGCTCCCTGTTAACCCTATTATTAGAAGGAGATATGGGATATCGCACAGCCATTTGTCTATTTAGATTGGAGAATAACCTGGTTTGAGGACTTCAATTCCATTGGACAGTAAGGTCTCATTTCAAGACTCATTAGATTAAGATTTATCACATATTGCCTCCATGTTTTTCTGGGGAAAGTAAAAGGACTGGAAAAGCTTACCAACAAGATTGAAATTTTCCAGACCTTTACTAACAGAATTGTAGACTGTCTTCAAGAAGGTGTTAGAGTATAACATAACTTCTGGAAATTGTGCTTTATGACACTGTCAAAGA comes from Elephas maximus indicus isolate mEleMax1 chromosome 7, mEleMax1 primary haplotype, whole genome shotgun sequence and encodes:
- the LOC126079131 gene encoding olfactory receptor 52K2-like, which translates into the protein MSASNMTSTHPAAFLLMGIPGLEHLHIWISIPFCSAYTLALLGNCTLLFIIRGGAALHEPMYLFLAMSAAIDLVLSSTTLPKMLAIFWFRDRKINFYACLVQMFFNHSFSVMESTVLLAMAFDCYMAICKPLHYTMVLTGHLITRIGMAAVLRAVTLMTPLPFLLKRFHYCQGPVIAHCYCEHMAVVRLACGDTRFNNIYGIAVAMFIVVLDLLFVILSYIFILRAVLQLASQEACYKAFGACVSHIGAILAFYTPVVISSVMHRVARRAPPHVHILLANLYLLFPPMVNPIIYGVKTKQIRERVIGLFLRKDV